The following proteins are encoded in a genomic region of Leptospira fainei serovar Hurstbridge str. BUT 6:
- a CDS encoding LIC10067 family putative lipoprotein, which translates to MQTLGKNVLIIFILMMGVSYCQQTKHTDLASQLGIGNPVITSIDPPSGSPPISPYLPTLITITGRDFGTDITQSSVTINGVATPLLTATPTQITANVPAGASTGILYVMKSSGVVICDPLNLNGATNCYGTKFYIDCYKPYQNQYGTELGITYPTSKKFQITGQVETHAVRIDLNLTGPTNVKIGCDTYTAVTYFSPTCSQTNLGTFSNPSSWVYQPIINFPTYYTVQMFITAGTGTCDISFQ; encoded by the coding sequence ATGCAGACTCTCGGTAAAAACGTCCTAATCATATTTATTCTCATGATGGGGGTATCATACTGTCAGCAAACCAAGCATACTGATTTGGCATCTCAGCTTGGAATTGGTAATCCGGTTATAACGAGTATCGATCCGCCCTCAGGTTCACCGCCTATTTCTCCCTATTTACCGACTTTGATTACGATCACAGGGCGAGATTTCGGAACGGATATAACGCAATCAAGTGTAACTATAAATGGGGTAGCAACTCCTCTTCTTACCGCAACTCCAACGCAAATCACCGCTAACGTTCCGGCGGGCGCTTCTACCGGAATATTGTATGTAATGAAAAGTAGCGGTGTCGTTATTTGTGATCCTTTGAATCTAAATGGGGCTACAAACTGCTATGGTACTAAGTTTTACATCGATTGCTATAAACCGTACCAGAATCAATATGGGACCGAATTGGGAATTACTTATCCGACATCCAAGAAATTCCAGATTACCGGGCAAGTAGAAACTCACGCAGTTAGGATCGATCTTAATTTAACGGGACCGACGAACGTTAAGATCGGCTGTGATACGTACACGGCAGTAACCTACTTTTCTCCAACCTGTTCCCAAACGAATTTGGGGACGTTCTCAAATCCTTCTAGCTGGGTATATCAACCGATCATTAACTTTCCGACTTATTATACCGTTCAGATGTTCATAACGGCGGGAACTGGAACTTGCGATATTTCTTTCCAATAA
- a CDS encoding SpoIIE family protein phosphatase, giving the protein MGLDTISWDLVLFNYYSFGSLLVTLTTFFLGSFFLTLKNKTVATTHLGIGFLLFTFFEMGYFVAAFLYHPFASYHRWITGGFILPALTHFTQFLLRFPGNSNQRLARWVLIVEYSVITIVVTFFIYLTSISENIYHFTAHHWDFNAYDASRYLAIVIAIESVVGFLIIPTWRVIVTKDKRRIALLMFTIGFLIAAIYPNISNVVSRDGAMERSTYMTSNVIFFVAAFSVLAIAFINNSAERTTFMVKIVGITLFTICLIMQALVYISSQEKDAEYDSLKMVNIERAIENGVKTKDIEYIIRWNDNKNSLSSGEYDKKIDLNLMQVEIDLQNVTIYEEIRNLDEKKFRPKLQEVLEKTHTYFGGYRRQILEFISQSAQLSDGELKAAILGEAEKWNKQAFIATNRLEGVVGGNFCKKGRSFIESLGSESHKKEIFSHWSENCLWDGKQLSDVQLREEVLRYFRYFKPSETRHYRRSQDGNGHYVAFMKFSPETLEMSEVGFSYLVYRQFMHPTAVKQTIILLIVIFVVLVLFPLFFKSSLVDPLNGLLAGVEKVNKGDLDVVVPVKVRDEIGFLADSFNAMVASIKQARRELQDYAENLEEKVKERTKEVQEKMEEVQRLKVQQDGDYFLTSLLAKPLFYNANKSKHVATDFIIRQKKQFEFRGKHSDLGGDICVTGNLRLGRPDSFKRFTVAMNGDAMGKSMQGAGGALVMGVVMNSILARSAANNRILETTPEQWLGDIYHEIHSVFKSFNGSMVISACVYLIEDETGKCWYFNAEHPFTVLYRDGKASFIEEGLTLRKLGLDSEFDFKVHSLQLKKGDVLILGSDGRDDVDLTPDETIRTINEDEMLFLRHVEKAKANLEEIETEIRKTGELTDDLSLLKVEFQTEPKKDEIEDIFDDTDHIDKALNTDSVYEEARKLYKTGRLEEALDLLKTGYMHDSANQKLNKLLGLLSFKGKDYATAVEVLNNYLGTDPDLHEYWFYLSIANKKMGKYDLALSASLKLLEVDPDNLSNLVNLADIYRLMEMYDRAEEYARKILQREPGNENAHKLIRLIERDR; this is encoded by the coding sequence ATGGGATTAGATACAATCTCTTGGGACTTGGTCCTGTTTAACTATTATTCTTTTGGAAGTTTATTGGTCACACTGACTACGTTCTTTCTCGGAAGTTTCTTTCTTACTTTAAAGAATAAAACGGTCGCTACGACTCATTTAGGAATTGGTTTCCTTCTTTTTACTTTTTTTGAGATGGGCTATTTCGTGGCTGCTTTCCTGTATCATCCGTTTGCTTCCTATCATAGATGGATTACGGGCGGCTTCATCCTTCCGGCATTGACGCATTTCACTCAGTTCCTACTTCGGTTTCCGGGAAATAGCAACCAAAGATTAGCTCGCTGGGTTTTGATCGTCGAATACTCCGTAATTACGATCGTAGTTACTTTCTTTATTTATCTAACCTCCATTTCCGAAAACATTTATCACTTCACTGCGCATCATTGGGATTTCAACGCGTATGATGCGAGTCGATACTTAGCCATTGTGATCGCCATAGAATCCGTCGTCGGATTTTTGATCATACCTACCTGGCGCGTCATCGTAACAAAAGATAAAAGAAGAATCGCGCTTTTGATGTTTACGATTGGGTTTTTGATCGCAGCCATATATCCGAATATTTCGAACGTAGTAAGTCGGGACGGCGCGATGGAGCGTTCGACTTATATGACGTCGAATGTGATTTTTTTCGTCGCGGCTTTTTCCGTTTTGGCAATCGCATTCATCAATAATAGCGCGGAAAGAACCACATTCATGGTTAAAATCGTCGGAATCACTCTCTTTACGATTTGTTTGATCATGCAGGCGCTTGTATATATATCCAGCCAAGAGAAGGACGCGGAATACGATAGCCTTAAAATGGTAAACATTGAGCGAGCGATAGAGAATGGAGTAAAAACAAAAGACATAGAATATATTATCCGCTGGAATGATAATAAAAACAGCCTTAGCTCAGGTGAATACGACAAGAAAATCGATTTGAATCTTATGCAAGTTGAAATCGATCTTCAAAACGTTACCATTTATGAAGAAATTCGAAATCTGGACGAGAAAAAATTCCGCCCAAAATTACAGGAAGTATTAGAAAAAACTCATACATATTTCGGCGGTTACAGGAGACAAATTTTAGAATTCATTTCTCAGAGCGCACAATTGTCCGACGGTGAACTGAAGGCGGCAATTCTAGGCGAAGCGGAAAAATGGAATAAGCAGGCCTTTATAGCTACGAATCGCTTGGAAGGTGTTGTCGGCGGAAATTTTTGTAAAAAAGGGCGCTCCTTTATAGAATCTCTCGGAAGCGAATCCCATAAAAAGGAAATTTTTTCACATTGGTCCGAGAACTGTCTTTGGGATGGTAAGCAACTTTCCGATGTGCAACTTCGAGAGGAGGTTCTACGATACTTTCGTTATTTTAAACCGAGCGAGACGCGACATTATAGAAGGAGCCAAGACGGCAACGGCCATTACGTTGCTTTTATGAAATTCTCACCCGAAACTCTCGAAATGAGTGAAGTAGGCTTTTCCTACTTGGTTTATCGTCAGTTCATGCATCCGACTGCAGTGAAGCAAACGATCATCCTGCTAATCGTAATTTTCGTCGTGCTGGTTCTCTTCCCTCTTTTCTTTAAGAGTAGTTTGGTCGATCCGCTTAACGGCTTGTTGGCAGGGGTGGAAAAAGTCAATAAGGGAGATTTAGATGTGGTCGTTCCGGTCAAAGTCCGCGACGAAATCGGATTTTTAGCCGATTCATTTAATGCAATGGTGGCGTCGATCAAGCAAGCCCGACGAGAATTGCAGGATTATGCCGAGAACTTAGAGGAAAAAGTTAAGGAAAGAACCAAAGAGGTGCAAGAAAAGATGGAGGAAGTTCAACGTCTTAAAGTGCAGCAGGACGGGGACTACTTTCTTACTTCCCTATTAGCAAAACCTTTATTTTATAATGCGAATAAATCCAAACATGTGGCGACTGATTTTATTATTCGCCAAAAGAAGCAGTTTGAATTTCGCGGAAAACATTCAGACCTTGGCGGCGATATTTGCGTAACAGGAAATCTTCGTTTAGGTCGTCCGGATTCTTTCAAAAGATTTACCGTTGCAATGAACGGAGATGCGATGGGAAAATCCATGCAAGGAGCCGGAGGTGCGCTTGTAATGGGGGTCGTAATGAACTCGATTCTTGCACGTTCCGCCGCTAATAATAGAATTTTAGAAACTACACCTGAGCAATGGCTTGGGGACATTTATCATGAAATCCATTCCGTATTTAAGTCGTTTAACGGTTCGATGGTAATTTCCGCCTGCGTTTATCTCATCGAGGACGAAACGGGAAAATGCTGGTACTTTAACGCGGAGCATCCGTTTACGGTCCTTTATAGGGACGGGAAGGCAAGTTTCATTGAAGAAGGACTGACATTACGGAAATTGGGTTTGGATTCCGAATTTGATTTTAAAGTGCATTCCCTCCAGCTGAAAAAAGGGGACGTTCTTATTCTAGGCTCTGACGGTCGCGACGATGTGGATTTAACTCCGGACGAGACCATTCGTACGATTAACGAAGACGAAATGTTGTTTTTACGGCATGTCGAAAAGGCGAAAGCAAATCTGGAAGAAATCGAAACTGAGATTCGTAAGACGGGCGAATTAACCGACGACTTATCTCTTCTTAAAGTGGAATTTCAAACCGAACCGAAGAAAGACGAGATCGAAGATATTTTCGACGATACCGATCATATCGATAAAGCGCTCAATACCGATTCGGTTTATGAGGAAGCTCGCAAATTATACAAGACAGGTCGCTTAGAAGAAGCGTTGGATCTTTTAAAAACCGGCTATATGCACGACAGCGCTAATCAGAAATTGAATAAGCTTTTGGGTTTGCTCAGTTTTAAGGGGAAAGATTACGCGACTGCGGTCGAAGTGTTGAACAATTACTTGGGAACCGATCCTGATCTGCACGAGTACTGGTTTTATTTATCGATAGCGAATAAGAAAATGGGAAAATACGATCTGGCTCTCTCAGCTAGCTTAAAACTATTGGAAGTCGATCCTGATAATCTTTCCAATTTAGTTAATTTGGCGGACATATACAGATTGATGGAAATGTATGATCGCGCCGAAGAGTATGCTCGGAAAATTTTACAACGAGAACCGGGAAACGAAAACGCGCATAAACTAATTCGACTGATAGAGAGGGACCGCTGA
- a CDS encoding enoyl-CoA hydratase-related protein, translated as MSQIVLYSIRENIATITLNRPEKRNAISRELLQSFMSLIEKTAQEPNIRVLIIRAEGPVFCAGADLKERETMSEEEVHSFLDTVGSCFRLLEKLPFPTIAALDGDAFGGGLELALSCDFILLKEGVKVGLTETGLGIIPGAGGTQRLPRRIGFSKAMEMILTAKILDSKSAFDCGLANLIASTSAYEEANVLAATISEKGPVAVRLAKAAIRDGEGLKIEDALKIERMHYNKTLATEDRKEALLAFKEKRKPQFKGK; from the coding sequence ATGAGCCAAATCGTTCTTTATTCTATCAGAGAAAATATAGCAACCATAACCTTAAATCGACCCGAGAAAAGAAATGCGATCTCCCGGGAACTTCTTCAATCTTTTATGTCACTTATTGAAAAAACGGCGCAAGAACCGAATATTCGAGTTCTAATTATCCGTGCCGAAGGGCCGGTTTTTTGCGCAGGTGCCGATCTCAAAGAAAGAGAGACTATGAGCGAGGAAGAAGTTCATTCGTTCCTGGACACAGTCGGAAGTTGTTTCCGACTTCTCGAAAAACTTCCATTTCCGACGATCGCGGCGCTCGACGGGGATGCTTTCGGAGGCGGCTTAGAGTTGGCTCTTTCATGCGATTTTATTCTTCTGAAAGAAGGAGTCAAAGTAGGTCTCACCGAAACAGGATTAGGAATTATCCCTGGAGCCGGCGGAACGCAACGACTTCCTCGTCGCATCGGTTTTTCCAAGGCAATGGAAATGATTCTTACCGCTAAGATCCTGGATTCAAAATCCGCTTTCGATTGCGGACTCGCGAACTTGATCGCAAGCACTTCCGCTTACGAGGAGGCAAACGTATTAGCCGCAACGATCTCCGAGAAAGGACCGGTTGCAGTACGTCTTGCAAAAGCCGCCATTCGAGACGGGGAAGGATTGAAGATAGAAGACGCCCTAAAAATCGAAAGAATGCACTATAACAAAACGTTAGCTACCGAAGATCGAAAGGAAGCGCTCCTAGCCTTTAAAGAAAAACGAAAACCGCAATTTAAAGGTAAATAA
- the dcd gene encoding dCTP deaminase, translating to MILTGKEIKKRIGSDIVIDPYSEDRLNPNSYNLRLYNELLQYTHLPLDMKKPNDAEKLVISESGLELKPGVLYLGRTVEYTETHNLVPMLEGRSSIGRLGMYVHVTAGFGDVGFKGFWTLEISVIQPLIIYPNVEICQIFYHTVEGEITEYKSGKYQGNKGIQTSMLYKDFENGKY from the coding sequence ATGATCTTAACAGGCAAGGAAATAAAAAAACGTATCGGATCGGATATCGTAATCGATCCCTATTCCGAGGATCGGCTAAATCCAAATTCTTACAACTTAAGATTATACAACGAACTATTGCAATATACTCATCTTCCCTTGGACATGAAGAAGCCTAACGATGCGGAAAAATTAGTTATCTCCGAATCGGGTCTGGAGTTAAAGCCGGGTGTTCTCTATCTCGGTAGAACGGTGGAATACACCGAAACTCACAATCTCGTCCCTATGCTGGAAGGCCGCTCTTCGATCGGCAGATTAGGAATGTACGTGCACGTAACGGCCGGATTCGGCGATGTCGGCTTTAAAGGTTTTTGGACTCTCGAGATCTCTGTAATCCAACCTCTGATTATTTATCCTAATGTGGAAATCTGCCAAATCTTTTATCATACGGTAGAAGGCGAGATAACGGAATACAAGTCCGGAAAATACCAAGGAAACAAAGGAATTCAAACTTCGATGTTGTACAAGGATTTCGAAAACGGAAAGTATTAA
- a CDS encoding VOC family protein, which produces MIIVEGIDYIVIPTGDIDNSVKFYSELFDFETIEERTGEFAIIGLDSVNIKLLHTNGTKGALSEAKSPVLSFVLDVDDFTEAIVELESKSVQIVRGPEARDGGEFLHFLDPSGNILEINYKES; this is translated from the coding sequence ATGATCATCGTAGAAGGAATCGACTATATCGTAATACCCACTGGAGACATCGATAACTCCGTGAAGTTCTATTCCGAGTTGTTCGATTTTGAAACCATCGAAGAACGGACCGGAGAATTTGCTATCATCGGTTTGGATTCGGTGAATATCAAATTGCTTCATACCAATGGTACCAAGGGCGCTTTGAGCGAAGCCAAATCTCCCGTTTTGAGTTTTGTTTTGGATGTGGATGATTTTACGGAAGCAATCGTAGAACTCGAATCCAAATCCGTCCAAATCGTAAGGGGACCGGAAGCAAGAGACGGCGGTGAGTTCCTCCATTTCCTAGACCCTTCCGGTAATATTTTAGAAATTAATTACAAAGAAAGCTGA
- a CDS encoding dicarboxylate/amino acid:cation symporter → MSTFSGIKRLNSGLILLIKGKLWLRVLIGLFSGTAVGLCLSPEYKFLDISTSSVLANWLGLPGQLFLILLQMIMIPLVFSSILLGVNAGESLENLRKFGSQVFLYFVFTTVVAVVLGITIASVVKPGKYVDAAGIPKTSVVSKIPTHSEPPSVEKVPDLILSILPRNPFQTLFTGDMLGVVLLGILVGIALLSLGEEVAKPVLGLIQAVFKTSMVFVDWAMMLAPYAVFGLIAQITAKIGFNVLVSLGVYFLSVLGGLLAVLLMYSIILILLARKNPIWFFKNAGELQLLAFSTSSSAAVLPFTLKTGIEKMGVSRRIAEFIVPLGATINMDGTALYQATATVFLAQVYGIDLTLAQFGFIIIATVIASIGTPSTPGLGIVILASILTGVGIPTEGIGIILGVDRLLDMCRTTVNVTGDLVACNVFQKWQKTDLK, encoded by the coding sequence ATGTCCACATTTAGCGGAATCAAACGGTTAAATTCAGGCTTAATCTTACTGATTAAAGGTAAACTCTGGCTACGAGTATTAATCGGCTTATTTTCCGGAACGGCCGTCGGACTTTGTCTAAGCCCGGAATACAAATTTTTGGATATATCCACTAGTTCCGTTCTCGCGAATTGGTTGGGTTTACCCGGACAATTGTTTTTAATCCTTCTGCAGATGATAATGATCCCGTTGGTATTCTCGTCTATCCTCCTAGGCGTAAATGCCGGCGAGAGTTTGGAAAATCTAAGGAAATTCGGATCCCAAGTTTTCTTGTATTTTGTTTTTACCACCGTCGTTGCCGTCGTCTTAGGAATCACGATCGCAAGCGTCGTAAAACCGGGCAAATATGTCGACGCTGCAGGTATCCCCAAAACGAGCGTTGTATCCAAAATACCGACCCATTCTGAACCGCCGAGCGTCGAAAAAGTTCCGGACTTAATTCTTTCGATCTTACCTAGAAATCCATTCCAAACTCTGTTCACCGGCGATATGTTAGGAGTTGTCCTTCTGGGAATCCTAGTCGGCATAGCATTACTGTCTCTGGGGGAGGAAGTCGCTAAGCCGGTCTTGGGATTAATTCAGGCGGTATTTAAAACTAGCATGGTTTTCGTTGATTGGGCAATGATGCTAGCGCCGTATGCCGTCTTTGGATTAATCGCTCAGATTACCGCAAAAATCGGTTTTAATGTGTTAGTAAGTTTAGGAGTATACTTCCTATCCGTTCTCGGGGGTTTGCTCGCCGTTCTCCTGATGTATTCCATTATACTAATTCTTTTAGCCCGAAAAAACCCGATCTGGTTTTTTAAAAACGCGGGGGAACTCCAACTGCTAGCTTTTTCCACTTCAAGTTCCGCGGCAGTCTTGCCGTTCACGCTAAAAACCGGCATCGAGAAAATGGGTGTGTCAAGAAGGATCGCGGAATTTATAGTTCCACTCGGAGCAACCATCAATATGGATGGGACCGCCCTTTACCAGGCGACTGCTACCGTATTCCTAGCGCAGGTTTACGGAATCGATCTTACTTTAGCGCAATTCGGTTTCATCATAATTGCTACGGTGATTGCTTCAATTGGAACTCCTAGCACGCCGGGATTAGGTATCGTAATTTTAGCTTCCATTCTGACAGGGGTGGGAATTCCGACGGAAGGAATTGGAATTATCCTCGGTGTCGATAGGTTACTCGATATGTGCCGCACGACAGTAAACGTAACCGGAGATCTTGTGGCCTGTAACGTTTTTCAAAAATGGCAAAAGACGGATTTGAAATAA
- a CDS encoding SpoIIE family protein phosphatase codes for MELLTILKEDLLLNYYSFGSLLAFLTVFLASLFFLFLKGRSSSTRHLALGALFLSFLWLGYFIAAIVYHPLAAYHRWMTVGFILPAILHLGQFLARYPQDTHPKVSRGLVIGMYIVAVIASIAFFYVTWNAPKKYHFTAHHWDFNAEKVSRTIALIIGAFVLISFLVIPIWRMIVTKGRVRFAIAAFMVSMLVGGVIPALTNIMSRDGVIERSTFLTSMVLLITLSIFLILVIFLNFSEEKTTFMIKIVGITFVTVMLIMQALVFISNQDKETEYDTKSVVNMERILEGGHQVPGMEYVVQWEGSDKPVDYSRYNQAFDLRLSQLETDFKNTELFERIKVLPEEGFRKKLEINLVGTHEYFQGYKNSITDFLKRSPGLDGKELKEGLFKYLIGLNRNVFVASNKLDYIFPIDFCSEGKSYFKGSASDVSYFRDYILSKWKDCSLGGNDLLPGELKSEVLLYLRPFQPALSRHYRKSLDEHQHFVAYIHYDAEKDLTSELGYSYRGYREFMHPTSMKQTIILGIVLVVILFVFPLFFRQSLVAPLNRLLSGGEKVNLGSLDVQVPVEVKDEIGFLSDSFNSMVSSIRQARGELQDYAEHLADKVRERTRELSEKMEELQRLKVQQDGDYFLTSLLAKPLFYNANKSTKVKTEFILHQKKQFEFKGKRADLGGDICVTGNLRLGKENNFKRYTFAMNGDAMGKSMQGAGGSLVMGVVINSILARSAANDRVLDTTPEGWLTDTYREMQSVFKSFNGSMVISGTFLLIEEDTGRVWYFNAEHPFSVLYRDGRAGFVESGLTLRKIGLDSEYEFKVLTTNLVPGDVLIVGSDGKDDLDLTPEKEVRTINEDEMLFLQFVEKGEGDLVRIEEEIRGFGELTDDLSLLKIEYLPAGDESEEKEEDSYVGTEDWKSAYKNAKKNYQEGRVEEAVRSLDALYKADPANTKVTKLLGLLSFKGKNYAKAVEVLNQYLGSDPDLIEYWYYLSLANRRIGHLDEAIAAAKKMEELQPENSSNLVNLSDLYRQTEQFELAMDYARKALDRDPENENAVKLIRLIERDRSES; via the coding sequence ATGGAATTATTAACAATCCTCAAAGAAGATCTTCTACTTAACTATTACTCATTCGGAAGTCTTTTAGCCTTTCTTACCGTATTTCTCGCTTCCCTATTCTTTCTATTCTTAAAAGGACGTTCTTCAAGCACTAGGCATCTTGCTTTGGGAGCGTTATTTCTCTCTTTCTTATGGCTCGGTTATTTCATTGCGGCGATCGTTTATCATCCATTAGCCGCATATCATAGATGGATGACGGTGGGGTTCATTTTACCTGCCATTTTGCATTTAGGCCAGTTTCTAGCTAGATATCCTCAAGATACACATCCGAAAGTGTCCAGGGGATTAGTAATCGGAATGTATATCGTTGCGGTAATCGCTTCGATCGCATTCTTTTACGTAACTTGGAACGCCCCCAAAAAGTATCATTTTACCGCCCATCACTGGGACTTTAATGCCGAAAAAGTATCTAGAACCATCGCTTTGATCATCGGAGCTTTCGTACTAATATCCTTTTTAGTTATACCGATTTGGAGGATGATCGTAACGAAAGGGAGAGTCAGGTTTGCAATAGCGGCTTTCATGGTCTCGATGTTGGTCGGCGGTGTTATTCCGGCATTAACGAACATAATGAGTCGGGACGGAGTAATCGAACGATCGACCTTTCTGACCTCTATGGTCCTTCTCATTACTCTTTCGATATTTTTAATACTAGTAATCTTCCTGAATTTCAGCGAAGAAAAAACGACATTTATGATCAAGATTGTCGGGATCACGTTCGTAACAGTGATGTTGATAATGCAAGCCTTGGTCTTCATATCCAACCAAGATAAAGAGACCGAATACGATACCAAGAGTGTCGTAAATATGGAACGAATCTTGGAAGGCGGTCATCAAGTCCCGGGAATGGAATACGTCGTCCAATGGGAAGGCTCGGACAAACCCGTAGATTACTCACGATACAATCAAGCGTTCGACCTTAGACTTTCACAATTGGAGACGGACTTTAAGAATACCGAGCTCTTTGAAAGGATTAAAGTTTTACCCGAAGAGGGTTTTCGAAAGAAACTTGAAATAAACTTGGTGGGAACTCACGAATATTTTCAAGGATACAAAAATTCCATCACGGATTTTCTGAAAAGAAGTCCCGGTTTAGACGGGAAGGAGTTAAAAGAAGGGCTCTTTAAATATCTGATCGGACTCAATAGAAACGTATTCGTCGCTTCCAACAAACTGGATTATATCTTTCCGATAGATTTTTGTTCGGAGGGAAAAAGTTATTTTAAAGGATCCGCTTCCGACGTATCTTATTTCCGAGATTATATTCTTTCTAAGTGGAAAGATTGCTCATTGGGGGGCAATGACCTATTACCCGGTGAATTAAAGTCCGAAGTGCTTTTGTATCTACGGCCGTTTCAGCCGGCTTTAAGCAGGCATTATCGTAAAAGTTTAGACGAACACCAACATTTTGTAGCCTACATTCATTACGATGCGGAAAAGGATTTAACCAGCGAACTCGGTTATTCCTATCGCGGTTATCGGGAATTCATGCATCCAACCTCCATGAAGCAAACGATCATTCTAGGAATCGTTTTAGTCGTTATTCTATTCGTGTTTCCGCTATTCTTTAGACAGAGCTTAGTGGCCCCTTTGAATCGCTTATTGAGCGGGGGCGAAAAGGTAAATCTAGGAAGTCTTGACGTTCAGGTTCCGGTGGAAGTCAAGGATGAGATAGGCTTTCTATCGGATTCGTTTAATAGTATGGTTAGTTCGATTCGACAGGCTCGAGGCGAACTCCAGGATTATGCCGAACATCTTGCGGATAAAGTTCGAGAAAGAACTAGAGAACTTTCGGAAAAGATGGAAGAGTTGCAAAGACTTAAAGTCCAGCAGGATGGAGATTACTTTCTAACTTCTCTTCTCGCAAAACCTCTATTTTACAACGCGAATAAATCGACGAAAGTTAAGACTGAATTCATTTTGCATCAGAAGAAACAATTCGAGTTTAAAGGAAAGCGGGCCGATCTTGGCGGAGATATTTGCGTTACCGGTAATTTGCGACTCGGTAAGGAAAATAATTTCAAACGATATACCTTTGCGATGAACGGCGACGCCATGGGAAAATCCATGCAGGGGGCCGGAGGGTCTCTGGTTATGGGGGTCGTAATTAACTCGATATTGGCTCGTTCAGCGGCAAACGACAGAGTATTAGATACTACTCCGGAAGGATGGTTGACGGATACCTATCGCGAGATGCAATCCGTATTCAAATCCTTTAACGGGTCGATGGTAATATCGGGAACTTTCCTTCTGATCGAAGAAGATACCGGTAGAGTTTGGTATTTTAACGCCGAGCACCCTTTCTCAGTTCTCTATCGCGACGGCAGAGCGGGATTCGTGGAAAGCGGTCTTACATTGCGAAAAATCGGTCTAGATTCCGAATACGAATTCAAAGTTTTGACGACAAATCTTGTCCCGGGAGATGTTCTTATCGTCGGTTCCGACGGTAAGGATGATTTAGATTTAACTCCTGAAAAGGAAGTCAGAACGATTAATGAAGACGAAATGCTGTTTCTCCAGTTCGTCGAAAAAGGCGAGGGTGACCTCGTTCGAATCGAAGAAGAGATTCGCGGTTTTGGAGAATTGACGGACGATCTTTCCTTATTGAAGATAGAATACTTGCCCGCCGGTGATGAATCGGAAGAAAAGGAAGAGGATTCTTATGTCGGAACCGAAGATTGGAAGTCTGCATATAAGAATGCCAAAAAGAATTATCAAGAAGGCAGAGTAGAAGAGGCCGTAAGATCTCTTGATGCACTTTATAAGGCCGATCCCGCCAATACGAAAGTAACAAAATTGCTCGGATTACTGAGTTTCAAAGGAAAGAATTACGCAAAAGCCGTCGAAGTTCTTAACCAGTATCTCGGTTCAGACCCCGATTTGATCGAATATTGGTATTACCTATCCCTTGCAAATCGCAGAATCGGACATCTGGACGAAGCGATTGCAGCCGCTAAGAAGATGGAAGAACTCCAGCCGGAGAATAGCAGCAATTTAGTAAATTTATCGGATCTTTATCGTCAGACGGAACAGTTTGAACTCGCTATGGATTACGCCCGAAAAGCGCTCGATAGAGACCCTGAAAATGAAAACGCGGTAAAACTTATTCGATTAATTGAACGGGATCGTTCGGAAAGTTAA